A window of the Cannabis sativa cultivar Pink pepper isolate KNU-18-1 chromosome X, ASM2916894v1, whole genome shotgun sequence genome harbors these coding sequences:
- the LOC133032657 gene encoding serine/arginine-rich splicing factor SC35-like isoform X2: MSHFGRSGPPDIRDTYSLLVLNITFRTTADDLFPLFDRYGKVVDVFIPRDRRTGESRGFAFVRYKYADEAQKAVEKLDGRVVDGREIMVQFAKYGPNAERMHRDENRDRDRDRDRDRRRSRSRSRDRYDRDRSHKSEREHRYRSRSRSASPDRHKGRGRSKYDDDEHRSRSHSYGSASPARRSRSRSPKSRRSPSPRRTPSKGENPEIRDLKDRSPASKDASPRGRPVDSRSPSPRRSDVDD; this comes from the exons ATGTCGCACTTCGGGAGATCTGGTCCACCGGACATCAGAGACACCTACTCCCTTCTCGTCCTCAACATCACTTTCC GTACCACCGCAGACGATCTTTTCCCGCTCTTCGACCGCTATGGGAAGGTCGTCGACGTCTTTATCCCCAGAGACCGAAG GACTGGGGAATCGCGCGGGTTCGCGTTTGTTCGGTACAAGTATGCGGATGAGGCTCAGAAAGCCGTGGAGAAGCTCGATG GAAGAGTTGTAGATGGTAGAGAGATTATGGTTCAATTTGCCAAGTATGGCCCCAATGCCGAAAGAAT GCATCGTGATGAGAATCGAGACAGAGACAGGGATAGGGATAGAGACAGGAGGAGAAGCCGCAGTCGAAGTAGGGATAGATATGACCGGGACAGATCCCATAAGAGTGAGAGGGAACACCGTTACCGTAGCAGGAGCCGCAGTGCTAGTCCAGATCGCCACAAAGGTCGTGGGAGGTCCaaatatgatgatgatgagcatCGCAGTCGGAGCCATTCCTATGGGAG TGCCTCCCCTGCTCGGCGTAGTCGTAGTCGTAGTCCTAAATCTCGCAGGAGCCCATCTCCTCGTAGGACACCTTCAAAAGGTGAAAACCCTGAAATACGCGACCTTAAGGATCGTTCTCCTGCTTCAAAAGATGCTTCACCACGTGGTAGGCCAGTTGATTCTCGAAGCCCTTCTCCTCGTAGATCAGACGTTGAT GATTGA
- the LOC133032657 gene encoding serine/arginine-rich splicing factor SC35-like isoform X1: protein MSHFGRSGPPDIRDTYSLLVLNITFRTTADDLFPLFDRYGKVVDVFIPRDRRTGESRGFAFVRYKYADEAQKAVEKLDGRVVDGREIMVQFAKYGPNAERIHKGRIIESESKLGSRSRSRSPRPRHRDENRDRDRDRDRDRRRSRSRSRDRYDRDRSHKSEREHRYRSRSRSASPDRHKGRGRSKYDDDEHRSRSHSYGSASPARRSRSRSPKSRRSPSPRRTPSKGENPEIRDLKDRSPASKDASPRGRPVDSRSPSPRRSDVDD, encoded by the exons ATGTCGCACTTCGGGAGATCTGGTCCACCGGACATCAGAGACACCTACTCCCTTCTCGTCCTCAACATCACTTTCC GTACCACCGCAGACGATCTTTTCCCGCTCTTCGACCGCTATGGGAAGGTCGTCGACGTCTTTATCCCCAGAGACCGAAG GACTGGGGAATCGCGCGGGTTCGCGTTTGTTCGGTACAAGTATGCGGATGAGGCTCAGAAAGCCGTGGAGAAGCTCGATG GAAGAGTTGTAGATGGTAGAGAGATTATGGTTCAATTTGCCAAGTATGGCCCCAATGCCGAAAGAAT TCATAAGGGGAGGATAATTGAATCGGAATCAAAACTTGGAAGCAGGTCAAGAAGCCGTAGTCCTCGTCCAAG GCATCGTGATGAGAATCGAGACAGAGACAGGGATAGGGATAGAGACAGGAGGAGAAGCCGCAGTCGAAGTAGGGATAGATATGACCGGGACAGATCCCATAAGAGTGAGAGGGAACACCGTTACCGTAGCAGGAGCCGCAGTGCTAGTCCAGATCGCCACAAAGGTCGTGGGAGGTCCaaatatgatgatgatgagcatCGCAGTCGGAGCCATTCCTATGGGAG TGCCTCCCCTGCTCGGCGTAGTCGTAGTCGTAGTCCTAAATCTCGCAGGAGCCCATCTCCTCGTAGGACACCTTCAAAAGGTGAAAACCCTGAAATACGCGACCTTAAGGATCGTTCTCCTGCTTCAAAAGATGCTTCACCACGTGGTAGGCCAGTTGATTCTCGAAGCCCTTCTCCTCGTAGATCAGACGTTGAT GATTGA